A window of the Sphingobium sp. CAP-1 genome harbors these coding sequences:
- a CDS encoding aromatic-ring-hydroxylating dioxygenase subunit beta: MSIAPDTDLQENSVVTNAPTFEEAIAFIWAEADMLDRLDYKPWLKLWTQTGKYIIPVDRDADYVDALNIVYDDQEMREARAKRLLSGFSMSSAPPARTVRTVSRFVIEAQDESSITLRGAQMLAEYKYEHMRFLPADMRYHIVRAADGSLLFDEKVVTLINADDFQFGIGYLL; this comes from the coding sequence ATGAGCATCGCCCCTGACACCGATCTTCAGGAGAACAGCGTCGTGACGAATGCACCGACATTCGAGGAAGCCATCGCCTTCATCTGGGCGGAGGCCGACATGCTCGACCGGCTCGACTACAAGCCCTGGCTGAAGCTGTGGACGCAGACCGGCAAATATATCATCCCGGTGGACCGCGACGCCGATTATGTCGACGCGCTCAACATCGTCTATGACGATCAGGAGATGCGCGAAGCACGGGCGAAGCGGCTGCTGTCGGGCTTTTCCATGTCCTCCGCGCCACCGGCCCGCACGGTGCGCACCGTCTCCCGCTTCGTGATCGAAGCGCAGGACGAAAGCTCGATCACCCTGCGCGGCGCACAGATGCTGGCCGAATATAAATATGAACATATGCGCTTTCTGCCCGCCGACATGCGCTATCACATCGTCCGCGCGGCCGACGGCAGCCTGTTGTTCGATGAAAAGGTCGTGACCCTCATCAACGCCGACGATTTCCAGTTCGGCATCGGATATCTGCTATGA
- a CDS encoding SDR family NAD(P)-dependent oxidoreductase has translation MSRPENPRTLLITGGSQGLGAAIARAFHAAGYHVGISDIDGGQALALALELDASGETAMGLTLDVRDERAFEAARDALVARWGSVEVLVNNAVVTIVRPVLEISPDEFDRVLAVNLRGTFIGCQVFGRMFKEQGHGRIVNIASLAGQNGGTATGAHYAASKGGIITLTKVFARDLAPFGVTVNAIAPGPLDLPSVRALVPADKLDGIVAAIPVRHLGSPDFVASTAVHLASPEAAFANGAIWDINGGLLMR, from the coding sequence ATGAGCCGCCCCGAAAATCCACGGACACTTCTTATCACCGGCGGATCGCAGGGGCTGGGCGCGGCGATTGCTCGCGCCTTCCACGCGGCGGGCTATCATGTCGGCATATCCGATATCGACGGCGGGCAGGCGCTGGCGCTGGCGTTGGAACTCGACGCCAGCGGCGAAACGGCGATGGGTCTGACGCTGGACGTGCGCGACGAGCGCGCGTTCGAAGCGGCGCGCGACGCGCTGGTCGCGCGCTGGGGATCGGTCGAGGTGCTGGTCAACAATGCGGTCGTCACCATCGTCCGCCCGGTGTTGGAGATCAGCCCCGACGAGTTCGACAGGGTGCTGGCCGTCAACCTGCGCGGCACCTTCATCGGCTGCCAGGTCTTTGGCCGCATGTTCAAGGAGCAGGGTCATGGCCGCATCGTCAACATCGCCTCGCTCGCGGGGCAGAATGGCGGAACGGCGACCGGCGCCCATTATGCGGCGTCCAAGGGCGGGATCATCACCCTGACCAAGGTGTTCGCGCGCGACCTTGCCCCGTTCGGCGTCACGGTCAACGCGATCGCGCCGGGGCCGCTCGACCTGCCATCGGTGCGGGCGCTGGTGCCTGCCGACAAGCTGGATGGCATCGTTGCGGCTATCCCCGTCCGTCATCTCGGCTCGCCCGATTTCGTGGCGTCTACGGCCGTTCATCTGGCTTCCCCGGAAGCCGCCTTCGCCAATGGTGCCATTTGGGACATCAATGGCGGCCTGCTGATGCGGTGA
- a CDS encoding flavin reductase family protein: MVDINMFRAGMARLGAAVNIIVTDGAAGRHGMTASAVCSVSDSPASLLLCVNRSARMHDVLKENGRLTVNVLASGQEALSSVFANRALDMETRFAMADWTMLDHGVPALAGALAAFGCIVRSTMEMGSHSIFLCEVEHLLLGGEEPGLVYFDRQYHALPMRAAA, from the coding sequence ATGGTTGATATCAATATGTTTCGCGCCGGGATGGCGCGCCTGGGGGCGGCGGTGAACATCATCGTCACCGACGGCGCCGCCGGACGCCACGGCATGACCGCGTCGGCAGTGTGCAGCGTCAGCGACAGTCCGGCATCGCTACTGCTGTGTGTCAATCGTTCGGCGCGGATGCATGACGTGCTGAAGGAAAATGGCCGGCTGACCGTCAATGTGCTGGCGAGCGGGCAGGAGGCGCTCTCGTCCGTATTTGCGAACAGGGCGCTCGACATGGAAACGCGTTTCGCCATGGCCGACTGGACCATGCTGGACCATGGCGTCCCCGCGCTGGCCGGCGCGCTGGCGGCCTTTGGCTGCATCGTCCGTTCGACGATGGAGATGGGCAGCCACAGCATCTTCCTGTGCGAAGTCGAACATCTGTTGCTGGGCGGAGAGGAACCGGGCCTCGTTTATTTCGATCGCCAATATCATGCGCTGCCGATGCGGGCGGCGGCCTGA